The proteins below come from a single Parazoarcus communis genomic window:
- a CDS encoding DNA ligase — translation MRTKKCPLPGGQAIARVLTLALLALSCSAWAQLPPLMLAGRYHADVDPAAYWVSEKLDGVRALWNGQQLLFRSGKPVGAPAWFVAGLPPEPLDGELWIGRGRFEQLVGAVRTHEPDDAAWRQVKYMIFDLPAHGGAFTERISAMERIVSNAGLPWLQLVGQHRVADREALKREFERIVRAGGEGLMLHRADALRVAGRTDAILKYVPWLDDEARVVAHVQGKGKYAGMLGALLVEAPDGRRFRIGTGFTDAQRRVPPAPGSLVTYRYRELTGKGLPRFPSFLRVRDLP, via the coding sequence ATGCGAACGAAGAAGTGCCCCTTGCCCGGCGGGCAGGCGATTGCCCGTGTTCTGACCCTCGCGCTGCTTGCGCTGTCCTGTTCCGCATGGGCGCAATTGCCCCCGCTGATGCTCGCAGGGCGTTATCACGCGGATGTCGATCCGGCCGCGTACTGGGTCAGCGAGAAGCTGGACGGGGTGCGTGCGCTGTGGAATGGGCAGCAGTTGCTGTTTCGCAGTGGAAAACCGGTGGGCGCACCGGCGTGGTTTGTTGCCGGCTTGCCGCCGGAGCCGCTTGATGGCGAGCTCTGGATCGGCCGTGGCCGCTTCGAGCAACTCGTGGGTGCGGTGCGCACTCACGAGCCCGACGATGCGGCATGGCGGCAGGTGAAGTACATGATCTTCGATCTGCCCGCTCATGGAGGCGCCTTCACCGAGCGCATTTCCGCCATGGAGCGCATCGTAAGCAATGCGGGCCTGCCCTGGCTGCAGTTGGTCGGACAGCACCGCGTCGCCGATCGTGAAGCCTTGAAGCGCGAGTTCGAGCGGATCGTGCGGGCGGGTGGCGAGGGTTTGATGCTGCACCGGGCCGATGCGCTGCGGGTGGCCGGGCGTACCGATGCCATCCTGAAATACGTGCCCTGGCTGGACGACGAGGCCAGGGTGGTCGCCCACGTTCAGGGCAAGGGGAAATACGCAGGCATGCTGGGTGCGCTGCTGGTCGAGGCCCCGGATGGTCGCCGGTTCCGGATCGGAACCGGTTTCACCGATGCCCAGCGCCGCGTGCCACCTGCGCCGGGCTCGCTGGTGACCTACCGCTACCGTGAGCTGACGGGCAAGGGGCTGCCCCGTTTTCCGTCGTTTCTCAGGGTCAGGGACTTGCCCTGA